A DNA window from Anastrepha ludens isolate Willacy chromosome 6, idAnaLude1.1, whole genome shotgun sequence contains the following coding sequences:
- the LOC128867890 gene encoding uncharacterized protein LOC128867890 isoform X1 yields MVIAQIEKKRAFGNACRFVYVVNPPEIPRVAFGSGMERVTLAMSGPSLTPFMRKMQGEVRDFPGPFEYFHTKGLEIKYPSTLGYSSFASKLPRLPPTNISRFPPIGAYDVEPWKKPKQAARPFNVGSKYADDKKLLTPSPADYAFNKPATSLKICSAFGCKRIFWPAVAIICTPINTAKCSKCNRTPIGDYFHQFQLNLDMCRRCMKKQLRILKHCATDLFYRARMRQELNLYQPVRYCGFFHDHQGTTAAIQHMPTSILKYKIKTENYLSKYIYKKI; encoded by the exons atggTAATCGCGCAAATCGAGAAAAAGAGGGCCTTTGGAAACGCATGCC GCTTCGTTTATGTGGTAAACCCGCCAGAAATTCCACGTGTTGCCTTCGGCTCGGGCATGGAGCGTGTAACGCTCGCTATGTCTGGCCCGAGTTTAACGCCATTTATGCGCAAAATGCAAGGCGAAGTACGTGACTTTCCTGGCCCTTTCGAATATTTTCACACGAAAGGTTTGGAAATAAAA TATCCATCTACACTGGGTTATTCATCTTTTGCAAGCAAACTGCCACGCCTGCCGCCCACTAATATATCACGTTTTCCGCCAATTGGTGCTTATGACGTCGAACCGTGGAAAAAACCCAAACAAGCGGCGCGTCCATTCAATGTGGGATCCAAGTATGCTGACGATAAGAAACTCTTGACGCCAAG CCCAGCTGATTATGCATTTAACAAACCGGCGACCAGTTTGAAGATATGCTCCGCTTTCGGTTGCAAGCGCATTTTTTGGCCTGCAGTCGCCATTATTTGCACACCCATAAATACGGCCAAATGCTCAAAGTGCAATAGAACTCCCATCGGTGATTATTTCCATCAATTCCAATTGAATTTGGATATGTGCCGACGTTGCATGAAGAAACAGTTGCGCATACTGAAACACTGTGCCACCGATTTGTTCTATCGCGCACGCATGCGGCAGGAATTAAATCTGTACCAGCCGGTGAGATATTGCGGCTTCTTCCACGATCATCAGGGCACTACGGCAGCGATTCAACATATGCCCACATCAATTctgaagtataaaataaaaacggaaAATTATCTctctaaatacatatataagaaaatatga
- the LOC128867890 gene encoding uncharacterized protein LOC128867890 isoform X2 — translation MEGFVYVVNPPEIPRVAFGSGMERVTLAMSGPSLTPFMRKMQGEVRDFPGPFEYFHTKGLEIKYPSTLGYSSFASKLPRLPPTNISRFPPIGAYDVEPWKKPKQAARPFNVGSKYADDKKLLTPSPADYAFNKPATSLKICSAFGCKRIFWPAVAIICTPINTAKCSKCNRTPIGDYFHQFQLNLDMCRRCMKKQLRILKHCATDLFYRARMRQELNLYQPVRYCGFFHDHQGTTAAIQHMPTSILKYKIKTENYLSKYIYKKI, via the exons ATGGAGG GCTTCGTTTATGTGGTAAACCCGCCAGAAATTCCACGTGTTGCCTTCGGCTCGGGCATGGAGCGTGTAACGCTCGCTATGTCTGGCCCGAGTTTAACGCCATTTATGCGCAAAATGCAAGGCGAAGTACGTGACTTTCCTGGCCCTTTCGAATATTTTCACACGAAAGGTTTGGAAATAAAA TATCCATCTACACTGGGTTATTCATCTTTTGCAAGCAAACTGCCACGCCTGCCGCCCACTAATATATCACGTTTTCCGCCAATTGGTGCTTATGACGTCGAACCGTGGAAAAAACCCAAACAAGCGGCGCGTCCATTCAATGTGGGATCCAAGTATGCTGACGATAAGAAACTCTTGACGCCAAG CCCAGCTGATTATGCATTTAACAAACCGGCGACCAGTTTGAAGATATGCTCCGCTTTCGGTTGCAAGCGCATTTTTTGGCCTGCAGTCGCCATTATTTGCACACCCATAAATACGGCCAAATGCTCAAAGTGCAATAGAACTCCCATCGGTGATTATTTCCATCAATTCCAATTGAATTTGGATATGTGCCGACGTTGCATGAAGAAACAGTTGCGCATACTGAAACACTGTGCCACCGATTTGTTCTATCGCGCACGCATGCGGCAGGAATTAAATCTGTACCAGCCGGTGAGATATTGCGGCTTCTTCCACGATCATCAGGGCACTACGGCAGCGATTCAACATATGCCCACATCAATTctgaagtataaaataaaaacggaaAATTATCTctctaaatacatatataagaaaatatga
- the LOC128867890 gene encoding uncharacterized protein LOC128867890 isoform X3: protein MERVTLAMSGPSLTPFMRKMQGEVRDFPGPFEYFHTKGLEIKYPSTLGYSSFASKLPRLPPTNISRFPPIGAYDVEPWKKPKQAARPFNVGSKYADDKKLLTPSPADYAFNKPATSLKICSAFGCKRIFWPAVAIICTPINTAKCSKCNRTPIGDYFHQFQLNLDMCRRCMKKQLRILKHCATDLFYRARMRQELNLYQPVRYCGFFHDHQGTTAAIQHMPTSILKYKIKTENYLSKYIYKKI from the exons ATGGAGCGTGTAACGCTCGCTATGTCTGGCCCGAGTTTAACGCCATTTATGCGCAAAATGCAAGGCGAAGTACGTGACTTTCCTGGCCCTTTCGAATATTTTCACACGAAAGGTTTGGAAATAAAA TATCCATCTACACTGGGTTATTCATCTTTTGCAAGCAAACTGCCACGCCTGCCGCCCACTAATATATCACGTTTTCCGCCAATTGGTGCTTATGACGTCGAACCGTGGAAAAAACCCAAACAAGCGGCGCGTCCATTCAATGTGGGATCCAAGTATGCTGACGATAAGAAACTCTTGACGCCAAG CCCAGCTGATTATGCATTTAACAAACCGGCGACCAGTTTGAAGATATGCTCCGCTTTCGGTTGCAAGCGCATTTTTTGGCCTGCAGTCGCCATTATTTGCACACCCATAAATACGGCCAAATGCTCAAAGTGCAATAGAACTCCCATCGGTGATTATTTCCATCAATTCCAATTGAATTTGGATATGTGCCGACGTTGCATGAAGAAACAGTTGCGCATACTGAAACACTGTGCCACCGATTTGTTCTATCGCGCACGCATGCGGCAGGAATTAAATCTGTACCAGCCGGTGAGATATTGCGGCTTCTTCCACGATCATCAGGGCACTACGGCAGCGATTCAACATATGCCCACATCAATTctgaagtataaaataaaaacggaaAATTATCTctctaaatacatatataagaaaatatga